A stretch of Kryptolebias marmoratus isolate JLee-2015 linkage group LG24, ASM164957v2, whole genome shotgun sequence DNA encodes these proteins:
- the LOC108246251 gene encoding divergent protein kinase domain 1A, protein MAKGLFPWGVLRKPLYVQARFSYLHMKYLFFSWLAVFVGSWIVYVQYSSYTELCRGHDCKNSICDKYRKGIIDGSACSSMCDKETLYLGKCFSAKPNSQVYSGNWGDLQGVIKCQMEDTPHYELGGEMEPRKEAAAFNKPTKGTSVEKFREMIINHLKAKVGDQANLADLATQVLSIADANKDGHISLPEARSTWALLQLNEFLLALVLQDREHTPKLLGFCGDLYMMEKVPYTPLYGISLPWIIEMWIPAGLRRSMDQWFTPSWPHKAKISIGLLELVEDIFHGTFGSFFMCDVSTTIFGYNDRHDFKVMDARYIIPEATFQERIRQQRCDVDEDCLYGTDCLTSCDLTKHKCTPEVTRPNLAKACDRLKDYILRGAPSDVSEELEKQLYACIALKGSAEQMEIEHSLILNNMKTLLWKKISHTKDS, encoded by the exons GCCAGATTCTCCTACCTACACATGAAGTACCTGTTCTTTTCATGGCTGGCGGTGTTTGTGGGAAGCTGGATAGTGTATGTGCAATACTCCTCCTACACAGAACTGTGTCGAGGCCACGACTGTAAAAACTCCATA tgtGACAAATACAGAAAAGGAATCATTGATGGGTCAGCCTGCAGCAGCATGTGTGACAAAGAAACTCTTTACCTGGGAAAGTGCTTTTCTGCCAAACCCAACAGTCAG GTTTACTCAGGGAACTGGGGAGACTTACAAGGAGTAATCAAGTGCCAGATGGAGGATACCCCTCACTATGAGTTGGGAGGTGAGATGGAGCCCAGGAAGGAAGCTGCTGCCTTCAACAAGCCCACCAAGGGAACCTCAGTGGAAAAGTTCAGAGAGATGATAATCAACCACTTAAAG GCTAAAGTGGGGGACCAGGCCAACCTCGCAGACCTGGCAACCCAAGTATTGTCCATTGCAGATGCTAATAAGGACGGTCACATCTCACTGCCAGAGGCTCGCTCCACATgggctctgctgcagctcaatGAGTTCCTGTTGGCGTTGGTCTTGCAGGACCGGGAGCACACACCAAAGTTACTAGGCTTCTGTGGAGACCTGTATATGATGGAGAAGGTGCCATACACTCCTCTGTATGGCATCAGCCTGCCTTGGATCATTGAGATGTGGATTCCTGCAGGTCTGCGCCGCAGCATGGACCAGTGGTTCACCCCCTCATGGCCTCACAAGGCCAAGATCTCCATTGGCTTGCTGGAGCTGGTTGAGGACATCTTCCACGGCACTTTTGGCAGTTTCTTCATGTGTGATGTGAGCACTACTATATTTGGTTACAATGACCGGCATGACTTTAAAGTGATGGACGCCCGGTACATCATTCCTGAAGCCACCTTCCAGGAAAGAATTCGGCAGCAGCGCTGCGACGTGGACGAGGATTGTCTCTATGGGACCGACTGCCTCACAAGCTGTGATCTCACTAAGCATAAGTGCACACCTGAGGTCACCAGACCAAATTTAGCAAAAGCCTGTGACAGGCTAAAGGACTATATATTGAGGGGCGCTCCATCTGATGTGAGTGAGGAGCTCGAGAAGCAGCTGTATGCTTGTATTGCACTCAAGGGTTCAGCAGAACAAATGGAAATTGAACACTCactcattttaaacaatatgAAAACACTACTGTGGAAGAAAATCTCTCATACAAAAGATTCTTAA
- the LOC108246272 gene encoding 60S ribosomal protein L5, with product MGFVKVVKNKAYFKRYQVKFRRRREGKTDYFARKRLVVQDKNKYNTPKYRMIVRFTNRDIICQIAYAKIEGDMIVCAAYSHELTKYGITVGLTNYAAAYCTGLLLARRLLNKFGLDKVYEGQVEVTGDEFNVESIDGQPGAFTCYLDAGLARTTTGNKVFGALKGAVDGGLSIPHSTKRFPGYDTESKEFNAEIHRKHIMGINVSEYMSLLMEEDEEAYKRQFSRFIKNGVTPESMEEMYKKAHADIRANPVHEKKPPKEVKKKRWNRAKLSLAQRKDRVAQKKASYLRAQEQEATD from the exons ATG GGTTTTGTTAAAGTGGTGAAGAACAAGGCCTACTTCAAGAGGTACCAGGTCAAGTTTAGGAGGAGGAGAG AGGGAAAGACTGACTACTTTGCCCGCAAGCGCCTGGTTGTTCAAGATAAGAACAAGTACAACACACCCAAATACCGTATGATTGTTCGTTTCACCAACAGGGACATCATCTGCCAG ATTGCCTATGCAAAGATTGAGGGTGACATGATAGTGTGTGCCGCCTACTCACATGAGCTAACAAAATACGGAATCACTGTGGGTCTGACAAACTACGCAGCAGCCTACTGCACTGGTCTGCTGCTGGCCCGCAGA CTTCTGAACAAGTTTGGTCTGGATAAGGTGTATGAAGGCCAGGTGGAGGTGACTGGTGACGAGTTCAACGTGGAGAGCATTGATGGTCAGCCAGGCGCTTTCACCTGCTACCTGGATGCTGGGCTCGCTAGAACCACCACAGGCAACAAGGTGTTTGGTGCTCTGAAGGGGGCTGTGGATGGAGGCCTGTCCATCCCACACAG CACCAAGCGCTTCCCTGGGTATGATACAGAGAGCAAAGAGTTCAACGCGGAGATCCACCGTAAGCACATCATGGGCATCAACGTATCGGAGTACATGAGCCTTCTGAtggaagaggatgaggaggctTACAAGAGGCAATTCTCCCGCTTCATCAAGAATGGAGTCACCCCAGAATCG ATGGAGGAAATGTACAAAAAGGCTCATGCTGATATACGTGCGAACCCTGTTCATGAAAAGAAGCCTCCCAAAGAAGTCAAGAAGAAGAg GTGGAACCGTGCCAAGCTCTCTCTGGCTCAGAGGAAAGATCGTGTCGCCCAGAAGAAGGCCAGCTACCTGCGGGCTCAAGAACAGGAGGCCACAGACTGA